A window of Bacteroidota bacterium contains these coding sequences:
- the paaA gene encoding 1,2-phenylacetyl-CoA epoxidase subunit A yields the protein MIKISDQEKLDAFQARIDADEKIEPREWMPENYRKTLIRQISQHAHSEVIGMQPEGNWVLRAPSLRAKKILLAKIQDEGGHGLYLYSAAETLGITRAEMIQQLQEGKAKYSSIFNYPSLTWADMGAIGWLVDGAAIVNQTMLAKCSFGPYSRAMLRICKEEGFHQRQGYEIMGNMMSGTPAQKEMAQDAMNRWWWPSLMMFGPPDSESPHTAESMKWKIKIESNDKLRQRFIDRTVEQAHHIGLTVPDEQLKYNKETLHWEIGPINWEEFKNVVKGNGPCNHQRMTHHIHYHKEGSWVREAAIAYQKNMEKKESLLIPN from the coding sequence ATGATAAAAATTTCAGACCAAGAAAAACTAGATGCATTTCAAGCCCGAATTGATGCAGACGAAAAAATAGAGCCGCGGGAATGGATGCCCGAAAATTACCGTAAAACCTTAATTCGGCAAATATCGCAGCATGCGCACTCCGAGGTAATTGGCATGCAACCCGAAGGGAATTGGGTATTGCGTGCACCTTCGTTGCGCGCAAAAAAAATACTACTTGCAAAAATTCAAGATGAAGGAGGGCATGGCTTGTACCTTTATTCGGCAGCCGAAACGCTTGGCATTACTCGTGCCGAAATGATTCAGCAATTGCAGGAAGGCAAAGCAAAGTATTCGAGTATTTTTAATTATCCTTCGCTTACTTGGGCCGATATGGGTGCTATTGGCTGGCTGGTGGATGGTGCAGCAATTGTGAATCAAACCATGTTGGCTAAATGTTCATTTGGCCCTTATTCCAGAGCGATGTTGCGCATTTGCAAGGAAGAAGGATTTCACCAGCGACAAGGCTACGAAATAATGGGGAATATGATGAGTGGTACCCCTGCACAAAAAGAAATGGCACAAGATGCCATGAACCGCTGGTGGTGGCCATCCTTGATGATGTTTGGTCCACCCGATTCAGAATCACCGCATACCGCTGAATCGATGAAATGGAAAATCAAAATCGAAAGCAACGATAAATTACGGCAACGTTTTATTGATCGCACAGTAGAGCAAGCCCATCATATTGGTTTAACGGTTCCGGATGAGCAGCTGAAATACAACAAAGAAACTTTGCATTGGGAAATTGGTCCTATCAATTGGGAAGAATTTAAAAATGTGGTGAAAGGCAATGGTCCTTGCAACCATCAGCGCATGACGCATCATATCCACTATCATAAAGAAGGCAGTTGGGTGAGGGAAGCAGCGATTGCGTATCAAAAAAACATGGAAAAAAAAGAAAGTTTGCTAATACCTAATTAA